Proteins encoded together in one Catellatospora citrea window:
- a CDS encoding class I adenylate-forming enzyme family protein yields MTSRTLPDLLAALAAARPGHVALHLAGGEGAGPTELTAAAWHTRATAVGHGLLGKGVAPGDRVGLVFDGTEWLDFAVAYAAVTGIGAVAVPLSAASPEARLRELLEHAGARVVVGARGWALSELDAGDTTPLPAVSPGQTAQIVYTSGTTGTPKGVAASHASLTHGIDPARPPLAHSRHALHAFPLGTNAAQTMLVTALVARPTVVTIAAFDPWAYARTAQALGVGTLFLVPAMASALLEAGVFERCDLDAVQLVSCTAAALPPAVARALAAALPEAVIVNNYTSTEAAPAHTSMVFDPERPASVGRAEGGAELRILTADGTVAGPGETGEVWLRAGDAVRAYHGDPDASAAVFRDGWVRMGDLGYRDADGYLFLVDRESDLVNAGAHRVSTLRVEAALHEHPDVLGAAVLGLPHPVMGATVAAAVELRDRSALAGLRAFLADRLAPYELPTRIVAVAALPRNDGGKVRKGPLRELFAQAPARVAPRTEAEVALAALWCAVLRVPEVGVGDDFFALGGDSMRATHLAALAAAHFARDIPVSLIFDTPLLATQAERLSAEPPATPPERAAAGGDRRFGSESEAGPQFSTQDSDLRGPDGPGGQAGGGGSGAGVDGGPAVGEMPLASTQESMLVWMWATGEPRDVGPISVGIRVRDELDVGLLERALTVVAQRQEALRTVFDRAPDGRHRARVLGHCPPVVTAVAARDLDHAGQLCRADREGGFDTARGPLVRAIVATVGPDDHVLGLAVHHLVCDGASMGPLLHEIGVAYAALRGGAPLPAAAPGTPLRDFVAHTRRQWQVTLPHWRRTLDGAPAHLTPFRGRREAVRLRSAALEFPLPGTLGDGLRRAAAAQGATPFMLIASCWAAALSERTGTGDIVLMSPVPGRTRPGSEALIGCLSQSLLLRVDTSGAPSAAELLARTRRTVLSALDHQHYPFAEFYLRHTGAAWLRVETWGGQAHLPGLESESFELPRALDADWPTPGGLPDLQAPELAVVEHPDGSLVAHLLWNHHAFDRSEMDTLAGRVTELFEHAARELAPAPPQEVPR; encoded by the coding sequence ATGACGTCCCGCACCCTCCCCGACCTGCTGGCCGCCCTCGCGGCGGCGCGACCCGGACATGTCGCGCTGCACCTGGCCGGCGGGGAGGGGGCGGGGCCCACGGAACTCACCGCGGCGGCGTGGCACACCCGGGCCACGGCCGTCGGGCACGGGCTGCTCGGCAAGGGCGTCGCGCCCGGCGACCGGGTGGGCCTCGTGTTCGACGGCACGGAATGGCTCGACTTCGCGGTCGCGTACGCGGCGGTCACCGGGATCGGCGCGGTGGCCGTGCCGCTCTCGGCGGCCTCGCCCGAGGCTCGGCTTCGGGAACTGCTCGAACACGCCGGGGCACGGGTGGTCGTCGGCGCACGCGGCTGGGCGCTGTCCGAGCTGGACGCCGGTGACACCACACCGCTGCCGGCCGTGTCACCCGGACAGACCGCGCAGATCGTCTACACCTCCGGCACCACCGGCACGCCGAAGGGCGTGGCCGCGAGCCACGCCAGCCTCACCCACGGCATCGACCCGGCGCGGCCGCCGCTGGCGCACTCGCGACACGCGCTGCACGCGTTCCCGCTCGGCACCAACGCCGCGCAGACGATGCTGGTCACCGCGCTGGTCGCGCGGCCCACGGTGGTCACCATCGCGGCCTTCGACCCGTGGGCGTACGCCCGCACCGCGCAGGCCCTCGGCGTCGGCACCCTGTTCCTGGTGCCCGCGATGGCGAGCGCGCTGCTGGAGGCGGGCGTCTTCGAGCGCTGCGACCTCGACGCGGTGCAGCTGGTGTCGTGCACCGCCGCGGCCCTGCCGCCCGCGGTGGCCCGGGCGCTGGCGGCGGCGCTGCCGGAAGCCGTGATCGTCAACAACTACACGTCGACCGAGGCCGCGCCCGCGCATACCAGCATGGTCTTCGATCCTGAGCGACCCGCCTCGGTCGGCCGGGCCGAGGGCGGGGCGGAGCTGCGCATCCTCACCGCCGACGGCACCGTCGCCGGGCCGGGCGAGACCGGCGAGGTGTGGCTGCGCGCGGGCGACGCGGTGCGGGCGTACCACGGCGACCCCGATGCGAGCGCCGCCGTGTTCCGCGACGGCTGGGTGCGCATGGGCGACCTCGGCTACCGCGACGCCGACGGCTACCTCTTCCTGGTCGACCGCGAGTCCGACCTGGTCAACGCGGGCGCGCACCGGGTCTCCACGCTGCGGGTCGAGGCGGCCCTGCACGAGCACCCGGACGTGCTCGGCGCGGCAGTGCTCGGCCTGCCGCACCCGGTGATGGGCGCGACGGTCGCCGCCGCGGTCGAGCTGCGCGACCGGTCGGCACTGGCCGGACTGCGGGCGTTCCTCGCCGACCGGCTCGCGCCCTACGAGCTGCCGACCCGGATCGTCGCCGTGGCCGCGCTGCCGCGCAACGACGGCGGCAAGGTGCGCAAGGGCCCACTGCGGGAGCTGTTCGCGCAGGCCCCGGCCCGGGTCGCGCCCCGCACCGAGGCCGAGGTGGCGCTGGCCGCGCTGTGGTGCGCGGTGCTGCGGGTGCCCGAGGTCGGCGTCGGCGACGACTTCTTCGCCCTCGGCGGCGACTCGATGCGCGCCACCCACCTGGCCGCCCTCGCCGCCGCCCACTTCGCCCGCGACATCCCGGTCTCTCTCATCTTCGACACCCCCCTACTCGCCACCCAGGCCGAACGGCTCTCGGCTGAGCCGCCCGCCACCCCGCCGGAGCGGGCCGCCGCGGGCGGTGATCGCCGTTTCGGGTCGGAAAGTGAGGCTGGACCGCAGTTCTCGACCCAGGACAGCGATCTTCGCGGGCCGGACGGGCCCGGGGGACAGGCCGGGGGCGGCGGGTCGGGTGCGGGCGTGGATGGCGGGCCTGCGGTGGGGGAGATGCCGCTGGCGTCCACTCAGGAGAGCATGCTGGTCTGGATGTGGGCGACCGGGGAGCCCCGGGATGTCGGGCCGATCAGTGTCGGCATCAGGGTGCGGGACGAGCTCGATGTCGGGTTGCTGGAGCGGGCGCTGACCGTGGTGGCGCAGCGGCAGGAGGCGCTGCGGACCGTGTTCGACCGTGCTCCGGACGGGCGGCACCGGGCGCGGGTGCTCGGCCACTGCCCACCGGTGGTGACCGCCGTCGCGGCCCGCGACCTCGACCACGCCGGGCAGCTGTGCCGGGCCGACCGGGAAGGCGGCTTCGACACGGCACGCGGGCCGCTGGTGCGGGCGATCGTCGCCACCGTCGGTCCCGACGACCACGTGCTCGGGCTGGCCGTGCACCACCTGGTCTGCGACGGCGCGTCGATGGGGCCGCTGCTGCACGAGATCGGCGTCGCGTACGCGGCACTGCGCGGTGGCGCCCCGCTACCCGCCGCCGCCCCGGGCACGCCACTGCGCGACTTCGTCGCGCACACCCGGCGACAATGGCAGGTCACCCTGCCGCACTGGCGGCGGACGCTCGACGGCGCGCCCGCCCACCTGACGCCGTTCCGCGGTCGCCGGGAGGCGGTCCGGCTGCGCAGCGCCGCGCTGGAGTTCCCGCTGCCCGGCACGCTCGGCGACGGGCTGCGGCGGGCCGCCGCGGCCCAGGGCGCGACCCCATTCATGCTGATCGCGTCGTGCTGGGCGGCGGCGCTGTCGGAACGCACCGGCACCGGCGACATCGTGCTGATGTCGCCGGTGCCCGGCCGCACCCGGCCCGGCAGCGAGGCGCTGATCGGCTGTCTGAGCCAGTCGCTGCTACTGCGGGTGGACACCTCCGGCGCCCCGTCCGCCGCTGAGCTGCTGGCCCGGACCCGGCGGACCGTCCTCTCCGCGCTGGACCACCAGCACTACCCGTTCGCCGAGTTCTACCTGCGGCACACCGGCGCGGCCTGGCTGCGGGTGGAGACCTGGGGCGGCCAGGCGCACCTGCCGGGACTGGAGTCGGAGTCGTTCGAGCTGCCCCGGGCGCTCGACGCGGACTGGCCCACGCCCGGGGGGCTGCCCGACCTGCAGGCTCCCGAGCTGGCGGTCGTCGAGCATCCGGACGGTTCGCTGGTCGCGCACCTGCTCTGGAACCACCACGCCTTCGACCGGTCCGAGATGGACACGCTCGCCGGGCGGGTCACCGAGCTGTTCGAGCACGCGGCACGCGAGCTCGCCCCCGCACCACCGCAGGAGGTTCCGCGATGA
- a CDS encoding SGNH/GDSL hydrolase family protein has translation MLATTLVAAAGPASGSLPGRWVGTWGTALTAPSLANTGSSLNGFTDQSIRQLVRISLGGEKVRLRITNAYGTGPLTIGHASVGLPTTPGSPTLQPGSIREITFNGSESATVYKGAELLTDPIDLPVSTLQELAVTLYLPTPTGATSWHWTARQTSYIYAGDKADTADGTGQTAAYNHFYYLAGIEVLTKTGLGTVVVLGDSISDGSGATLNANTRWPDYLAGRVTGTWPALGDPGVLNVSLAGNQVTRDGLAINTPALGDSALARLDDDVFSQPGVRTVIVELGINDVHLSGFPAEQIIGGLRQLAIQAKDRGVRVVVATLGPFEGYSSWTPEKEAVRQAVNTWLRGDNEFDALVDFDKVLRDPAAPSKVLPAYDSGDHIHPNDTGAQALAAAVPLWLL, from the coding sequence CTGCTCGCGACCACGCTGGTCGCCGCGGCCGGCCCGGCCTCCGGCAGTCTGCCCGGCCGCTGGGTGGGGACCTGGGGGACCGCACTCACCGCGCCGAGCCTGGCCAACACCGGCAGCTCGCTCAACGGCTTCACCGACCAGTCGATCCGCCAGCTCGTCCGGATCTCCCTCGGCGGGGAGAAGGTCCGCCTGCGGATCACCAACGCGTACGGCACCGGCCCACTGACCATCGGCCACGCCAGCGTCGGCCTGCCCACCACGCCCGGCTCGCCCACCCTGCAGCCCGGCAGCATCCGCGAGATCACCTTCAACGGCAGCGAGTCCGCGACCGTCTACAAGGGCGCGGAGCTGCTGACCGACCCGATCGACCTGCCCGTCTCCACGCTGCAGGAACTGGCCGTGACGCTGTACCTGCCGACCCCGACCGGAGCCACGTCCTGGCACTGGACCGCCCGGCAGACCTCCTACATCTACGCCGGCGACAAGGCCGACACCGCCGACGGCACCGGGCAGACCGCCGCCTACAACCACTTCTACTACCTGGCCGGCATCGAGGTCCTCACCAAGACCGGGCTGGGCACGGTGGTCGTGCTCGGCGACTCGATCAGCGACGGGTCGGGCGCCACGCTCAACGCGAACACCCGCTGGCCCGACTACCTCGCCGGCCGCGTGACCGGCACCTGGCCCGCACTGGGCGACCCCGGCGTGCTCAACGTGAGCCTCGCCGGAAACCAGGTCACCCGCGACGGACTGGCCATCAACACCCCGGCCCTGGGCGACAGCGCGCTGGCCCGCCTCGACGACGACGTGTTCAGCCAGCCCGGCGTGCGCACCGTCATCGTCGAACTCGGCATCAACGACGTGCACCTGTCCGGCTTCCCGGCCGAGCAGATCATCGGCGGCCTGCGCCAGCTGGCGATCCAGGCCAAGGACCGCGGCGTACGGGTCGTCGTGGCGACGCTGGGCCCGTTCGAGGGCTACTCGTCGTGGACGCCGGAGAAGGAGGCCGTCCGCCAGGCGGTCAACACCTGGCTGCGCGGCGACAACGAGTTCGACGCGCTGGTCGACTTCGACAAGGTGCTGCGCGACCCGGCCGCGCCGAGCAAGGTGCTGCCCGCCTACGACAGCGGCGACCACATCCACCCCAACGACACCGGCGCCCAGGCCCTGGCCGCGGCCGTACCGCTCTGGCTGCTGTGA
- a CDS encoding macrolide family glycosyltransferase yields MGSHVAFFNIPALGHLFPTLGVVAELVRRGHRVSYAATADRAAYVAAAGARVIPYTSTRPGDTDPEARTPGRAEHIGRSLLNFLAETEHTLPQLEPALLADPPDLVLFDRMAFAGHVFAHTHGIPAIQLWPMIVSAGPWSLNEAVPVDFGHPTLAEYTLGLERFLAGRGLTELPAEDFLAPRVVRHLAFLPRAFQYAGAAFGEEFSFVGPCTTPRAGDVPWSPPADGAPVALVSLGTLNNHWPDFYRLVFEAFAGTPWHVVLAVGRRLDPLSLGTPPPNVQVMPVVPQLAVLAHARVFVSHGGLGGVMEGVQAGVPHVAVARTLEQDLNAARIVDTGIGASLQLDGLTPARLREAVHRVAADPRIAAGVAAMRAEVLAAGGAARAADVIESCLREPAQRGVAGVRTLAPQG; encoded by the coding sequence ATGGGTAGCCACGTCGCGTTCTTCAACATCCCGGCACTCGGGCACCTGTTCCCGACCCTGGGTGTGGTCGCCGAGCTGGTGCGGCGCGGGCACCGGGTCAGCTACGCCGCGACCGCCGACCGGGCCGCGTACGTGGCCGCGGCGGGGGCGCGGGTGATCCCGTACACCTCGACCAGGCCGGGCGACACCGACCCGGAGGCGCGCACCCCGGGCCGCGCCGAGCACATCGGACGCAGCCTGCTCAACTTCCTCGCCGAGACCGAGCACACCCTGCCGCAGCTGGAACCGGCCCTGCTGGCCGACCCGCCGGACCTGGTGCTGTTCGACCGGATGGCGTTCGCCGGGCACGTGTTCGCGCACACCCACGGCATCCCCGCGATCCAGCTCTGGCCGATGATCGTCTCGGCGGGGCCGTGGTCGCTGAACGAGGCCGTCCCGGTCGACTTCGGACATCCGACGCTGGCCGAATACACGCTGGGGCTGGAGCGCTTCCTGGCCGGGCGCGGGCTGACCGAGCTGCCCGCGGAGGACTTCCTCGCCCCACGGGTGGTGCGCCACCTGGCCTTCCTGCCGCGGGCGTTCCAGTACGCGGGCGCGGCCTTCGGCGAGGAGTTCTCCTTCGTCGGGCCGTGCACGACCCCGCGCGCCGGTGATGTGCCCTGGTCGCCGCCGGCCGACGGCGCGCCGGTGGCGCTGGTGTCGCTCGGCACGCTCAACAACCACTGGCCCGACTTCTACCGCCTGGTGTTCGAGGCGTTCGCGGGCACGCCGTGGCACGTGGTGCTGGCCGTGGGCCGCCGCCTCGACCCGCTCTCGCTGGGCACGCCGCCGCCGAACGTGCAGGTCATGCCGGTGGTGCCGCAGCTGGCGGTGCTGGCGCACGCGCGGGTGTTCGTCTCCCACGGCGGGCTGGGCGGGGTGATGGAGGGCGTGCAGGCCGGCGTCCCGCACGTGGCCGTGGCCCGCACGCTGGAGCAGGACCTCAACGCCGCCCGCATCGTCGACACCGGCATCGGCGCGTCGCTGCAGTTGGACGGGCTCACCCCGGCCCGCCTGCGCGAGGCGGTGCACCGGGTGGCCGCGGACCCCCGCATCGCGGCGGGCGTCGCCGCGATGCGGGCCGAGGTGCTGGCCGCGGGCGGCGCGGCCCGGGCCGCGGACGTCATCGAGTCCTGCCTGCGAGAGCCCGCCCAGCGCGGCGTCGCAGGCGTACGAACCCTGGCCCCTCAGGGATAG
- a CDS encoding condensation domain-containing protein, with protein sequence MQVIPRRATPSGTAPLSLLQQRWWHLCTAYEGDASPIVVIADRITAPLDVPAFTAAVDALADRHDALRTTFTVDDDGPRQVIAPPGGLVTELLDVSDEADPPARGRELVAELARTLLDLAGGTLVRSRLIRLGPADHVWCLAVHHILADGESTMILQREAMALYRGEPLPEPFIGYADFAAWQCADTTGAEDLAWWADRLRGVPPLELPTDLPRPPAKTLRGGQVDVHVAAPVADALDRFARQRRATSYMALVTALLVVLARRSGQTDLCLGMPVSGRLLEETERTVGLFANTIALRVDLSGDPDLGDLLGRVRAATIDALARQAVPFGQVVAAVDPDADRSRTPVFQVTAALHTHTAGGPVDPHWRPFAQAAPQILHDLGVDAWREPDGLELTLRYDTGLFTADTAAALADEIVAVLRDLAEGATTAVFPVAARHG encoded by the coding sequence GTGCAGGTCATCCCACGTCGCGCCACACCGTCCGGCACCGCGCCGCTGTCCCTGCTGCAGCAGCGGTGGTGGCACCTGTGCACCGCGTACGAGGGCGACGCGTCGCCGATCGTGGTGATCGCCGACCGCATCACCGCGCCGCTGGACGTGCCCGCCTTCACGGCGGCCGTCGACGCGCTCGCCGACCGGCACGACGCCCTGCGCACCACGTTCACCGTTGACGACGACGGGCCGCGGCAGGTCATCGCGCCACCGGGCGGCCTGGTGACGGAGCTGCTCGACGTGTCCGATGAGGCCGACCCGCCCGCCCGGGGGCGTGAGCTGGTCGCGGAGCTGGCCAGGACGCTGCTCGACCTCGCCGGCGGCACGCTGGTGCGCTCGCGGTTGATCCGGCTCGGTCCGGCCGACCACGTGTGGTGCCTGGCGGTGCACCACATCCTGGCCGACGGCGAGTCGACCATGATCCTGCAACGCGAGGCGATGGCGCTCTACCGGGGCGAACCGCTGCCCGAGCCGTTCATCGGGTACGCCGACTTCGCCGCCTGGCAGTGCGCCGACACCACCGGAGCCGAGGATCTGGCCTGGTGGGCCGACCGGCTGCGCGGCGTGCCGCCGCTGGAGCTGCCCACCGACCTGCCGCGGCCACCGGCCAAGACGCTCCGCGGCGGCCAGGTCGACGTGCACGTCGCCGCGCCGGTCGCGGACGCGCTGGACCGCTTCGCCCGGCAGCGGCGGGCCACGTCGTACATGGCGCTGGTCACCGCACTGCTGGTGGTGCTCGCACGGCGCTCCGGGCAGACCGACCTGTGCCTGGGCATGCCGGTGTCCGGCCGCCTGCTGGAGGAGACCGAGCGCACGGTGGGCCTGTTCGCCAACACGATCGCGCTGCGCGTCGACCTGTCCGGTGATCCGGATCTCGGCGACCTGCTGGGCCGGGTGCGCGCCGCGACGATCGACGCGCTGGCCCGGCAGGCGGTGCCGTTCGGGCAGGTCGTCGCCGCGGTCGACCCGGACGCCGACCGCTCCCGCACCCCGGTCTTCCAGGTGACGGCGGCGCTGCACACGCACACCGCCGGCGGGCCGGTCGACCCGCACTGGCGGCCGTTCGCCCAGGCCGCCCCGCAGATCCTGCACGACCTGGGGGTGGACGCCTGGCGCGAGCCCGACGGGCTGGAGCTGACGCTGCGCTACGACACCGGGCTGTTCACCGCGGACACCGCCGCCGCGCTGGCCGACGAGATCGTCGCGGTGCTGCGGGACCTGGCCGAGGGTGCGACGACGGCGGTCTTCCCCGTGGCGGCCCGCCATGGGTAG